ttcatttcttttgtcaaataCAAAGAAATTTTGAAGTAGTATATACAATTAATTAATAACTTGGAAAGGGAAATGAGCTCAttcattcaataataataaaatctgtGATATGAATTCTGTTTGTACAATTTTATGATCATTACTATTCAACAGCGTCAATGCGTCGGCCGGCGGAAGTGACAACGGGACGCCCGGCAaggcggaggaggacgaggacaaGTTGGATGACGCCACGGTGgcacagagagaagaaaaatcTCTGTCCGACTCTGAGCTCAAGGTAGGCGCGTCCGCCATCTTGATTCCGGGCGTTGCGACGCAGCGAATAAACACATGTGCCGTCGTCCTCGCAGGAAGCAGCGAAACGGGAGAATCCCGGCAAGGTGTCGTCCATCCGCATCCGCAGGGCGTTGCCCAAACCTCAGAACAACCTCACGCCCATGGGCCTCCCCAAAGCTATCAGGTGGCTACGCAATGCATTGTGGGACAATGAGACGCGGGATGTGatgacttttgtgttttttggacaggttgaagaAAAAGCAGTTCAGCTTGGAGGAAATTTACACCAATAAAAACTTTAGCAAACCTGAAAGGTGAGCCTCACGCTCCGCATTTTGGAACAGATTTTAgcgagcatcatggaagttcacgtttgatttgcttctgcgggccacataaaatgaggtggcgggccagatctggcccccgggccttacgtttgacacccgtggtaTAAAGTATCAACGACAGCTTGGCTTAACAGCCGACGGGCTCTTTTGTGCTTCAGCCGACTAGAGACCGTCTTCGAGGTGCCGCTCTGCCGCCGCGACGGCTCCGAGTCCCGCTTCGGCCAGCGCCGCCTCAAGCGCTTCGTGGAGTTCCACGAGGTGGGCGAGGCCCGGAAGCCCAAGAAGGTAGCGGCGGGCGGCAGCAAGGCGGGCGCAGTGTCATCCCGCACAAGACGGGGGGGCTTCGCCAGGGACGACGCCGGCCCGTCCCTCCTGCCGCCGCCCGACGCCGACTCGCTTCTGTGCGCCAAGCTGAAGCAGCTCGACTTGTGGCTGATCGGCGACCAGTCGGATGCCGCGTCTTGACTTTTGTCGGGTTCCCCGAACGCGACGCCGTAGCACTCAAGTTGCTATGGTTACAAGAGGACGACAGTTATGGCAGCTCTTATTTATTACGGTGCAACTTTAGTCTCGTGTTGCTGTTGTTCGTTTGTACGTGCGTTGTTTTTGTTGCCCAGTTGAACGAGGCAGCCTTAAACCCATCCTTGCCGTTTCTTTTGTATACAAacccaagttgtttttttttttcagcgcatTTATTACAATAACAGTACAAAACGCACAACAGGTATCAAAATAAGAACACAGTAACGCGACTTGGTTCGTTCATAGCGACGGCTAATTTATTAACTTTTTCTACAAGTTGGATATTGAATATGAACACGTCGAGGATTTGTCATGTATAAATGTTGTGTACTTGGTTTTATACGCGTAGATTTACAAGTGTCTTTGCaatgggaaataaataaatatcatcaTCTGTAGGAGTCACGCGTCTGTTGCCGCCCACTCAGTCTTGCAGCGTGACCACGTACGAGAAGAGCGCCATGAGCATTGGCGCCAGGGCCAGCAAGGCGAGCCACATGACGATGGAGAGAATGGCCAGCTTTTTGGCGCGGCGCGAAAACCTGATGGATGCCGTCGGGTCCGTCTCCGTCTCGGCCTgtcggggagggaaaaaaaaaaagacccgtcGGTCAAGAGATGACTATCCTTCTCCCTACCTTTTGCATTACAGTAagtatactgaaaaaaaactatttgaagaaatgatcataaaaattaaaaaatgagccacaaaatagtcatttgtttttatgattatcaaatattttcaatcaTCAATTACACTAATACGGAAATATTTTTTACACCAgtcttcaacttttttttcctgttagatttaaaaaaataagactggtcaccagttatttttaattaaagatatctatttttttatgctcattgaaaaaaaaattatttgagtttttcaaatatgtttatattttaaagttTGACCTATCAAAGCTTGTAGATTTTTATCAAGCATCATTTATAGAATGACACGGGCCACCTCCGAGTCTTTGTTTCCCTTGGAGGCCCTTTCATTGTTACATACAATTAATGCAAACTAGTCTTTAAAATCACAACTACTGATCAActcttcaatttattttaaaagtgtgcTTGGGAACACAAAATGTTTACCTTCGCGGGCCAAATGAAATGATGCGCTGGGCCAGATctagcccccgggccttgagtttgacaccatgtCGGATTCAATGTTCTCCTCGTGTGGGTATGCGTACCTTGACCGAGTTGATGAGCGCTTTGATTCCGATGCAGGAAATGCCGCAGATGATGCTGCAGACGGACAGCCGCCGGTGATGCTTGTCATTGCCGCACGCCGCCGCGCCGATGCCGCTCTTCTTCGCCGCCGCGGTCATGAGGCCCTCCTGCGGGTCCACTGAGCCTGGCACCATTTTGAGTGGCATCTCCTCATCCATTTTGATGCAGGTGTGAGCTGAGTGGGACATGTCTGCAACGGCAAGGTGAAAGACAAACACTAGTTTTATGGCTTTTTAACTTTTGTTCCTGACTGATAAGCTTTGTGTGCCAAGATAAAAGACACGGTAAGGTAAGGTAAGTGAAAACGCCTGTcactgtcaaagaaaaaaaaaataggcctcCCAGTGCACTTTGGTCTGCTGCCCTGTGAATGCTACCGACGAGTCTAAGCACGTTCTTGGAAGCACATGGTAACGTCTGTTTTGTGGGTTATTTCAAAACCCAACCCAGAAGCAATGTGGCGCAATAggcctgactgtttttttttaataagacaaaaaatagcaacaaaaaagCCTGACAAACCAGTTGAATTCCCTTTAATGTCTCAATTGGGCCAAATCTGTGTTGATCCATCTGTCCAACTGTGTTTTTCTGACTGCTTACCTGTCTGCCTGCTTATTTATCATCAGGTGCCGTTTTCAGGGACAGTTCGAAATTTGGGCCTTCTTTGTACAGTAGAATTCAACATGCTCTTGTATGTTTTTCTCTGTATATATCTATTATCTATTACATCTATCGATCCATATATTTCTCTATTTATCTGGTGTAGAGTTGAGGAAGAGCCTCAAGTTCCAAAATATGCCTCTGTCTGTCCATCTCCATTTATTTTATCTCTGACATCTTCCTTAAACATCCCAGAttgagaaaaaacacacacacacacaagtacacaaagcaaaaatccAGACCAACCAGTTATGATGCCTTTGAAATCTTGCCTTTGTTTTGCAGAAAATGACAAAGTCAAAACTGAGAGGGGTTGTGGGTGCCAAAGACATTTAGGTACATTTAGTAGCACACGGGGCCTGTTAGTCATTTGTCCTACACATTTTCTTTCGTCTCCAAAATGACAAACGGACATATAAATAGCTTCAGTAAATAGCTCGTTCTTACTTGGAAGCAGTTGGGGTTGTGTCCTCCTCCGTCTCGCCGTTGTCAGCGTTTGACAGTGTGATTCCGGTTAAAGGCCTCCATTGCTTGTCATGTTGAGTCGGAGTCAAATGTTGGATTGAAGTTGTCAAGCAAAGTGTACTGGGAAGGTCTGAAACTGCCACTCCCCATTTACTGTTACGGatctctcactctctcgctctctctctgacacatacacacatgatgTAAGACTTGTCTATGGGCCACTGAGGTTGAAGGAACTGCAACCAAGGTGTGTCACGATGGCAAATAACAGCTTGGGTTGAATCACATTCCAGTCGACCTCGTCTTTGAGTAAACACGCACTTCTGTCCGTCATTAcagtggcgccttgagataCGCGTGCcttggcttttaattttttcataTGAAAATTAGAATTTAttcccgtaaaaaaaaaaaagttgagttgtAAAATGAAGTTGTATACAGgagttcagagaaaaaaaaagttgtatgattttggagaaaaataatttatttctgaggaaaaaaaaacgtattttctAGAAAGAGGGTAtatattgttttgaaaaagtcatacttgaattaaaaaaaattggaagaaaAAGTCACAATCTCAATTGCAATAACATCTCAATTAAATTataggtgggggtgggtgggggagggggagaactCTTCCTGTACATAATGATGGGCTGACCACAAAATTAGAAATTTGTATTTGTGTCGTGTCATTGTGTCTTTTTCTCTTGAGTGTGGTGCTAATACTCCTTTGTGAAACtgtgcaaaaaaattaatgcaaaaaaaggtgagatgatctggatttgagccaaaatggtctttgtgagatcggttcacaattcTTTCCACGTATAAAAGTTGgaataatttgaaatgataaaaaacatataaaatgCGGGGAAAACGTataagttgacaggtatgcttttgtgtttttgcacgCTTGGATAATACTGTAAATTAGATTCAGATTGCTTCCCAAACGCCTTTGTGGTTTCCCGGACAGTAGGGGGCGATATGAACTAAAGACATCCAAttcaccaagaagaagaagtatATGGGGTTTTTTGTCTTTaacaatctttattgaacaagtcataATACAATTCTCAATAGACAGAAAACGAAACGAATACATCCACATATTacaaacatttaaacaaaaaaaaagccggggGCTGCAAAAATGCTCCAAACCACACCCAATTTGACATCCACCAATCATTGTCAGCTTCAGCGGTTCAAAAAAGGAACATTTGGTGAGACGCTTGTCATCTCTCATGGAGTGCTCGCTTCAAACTTCTAACTTTGCACCTGGACGAGGTGACGAGACACCCGAGTCCGACTCTTGCTAATTTTATAAATGGAGAGCAGATGGCGGTCGAACTCGTTCCGCCTGCTGACCCAGCGATGTCTTTTACCATCAGGCCGTCCTGGCATGAAAATTTTGTAAATTTTATATGTAGTCAAAGGGCCGTGTTTTAAAGGTTAACCAGAGACTGTTGGCGTCTCTCGTGGGCAACGGGACGGCACTCCAACCTCACCCATAACCGCTCGACCACGCCAGTATTTCCTACCCCTGCCTGCCTTCAGAATTCCATCCTGAGATCAGGAGAGAGAGCTTGCAAAGCCAACTTAATTTTCGATTGAATACGAGTTGCACAAAGAGATCGTGTCATTTTGCTTTCTTGGCGATCGTGAATAAAGTGCAAATAAAACACCCATTACGCACACTTCCAAAACGTGCAAGCCAACTTTATTCATTGTTTCAAGATGCTTTGTTGATCAGGGCAACTCCGCTGGAATAGTTGAGACGCA
This region of Hippocampus zosterae strain Florida chromosome 17, ASM2543408v3, whole genome shotgun sequence genomic DNA includes:
- the LOC127589969 gene encoding transmembrane protein 265-like translates to MSHSAHTCIKMDEEMPLKMVPGSVDPQEGLMTAAAKKSGIGAAACGNDKHHRRLSVCSIICGISCIGIKALINSVKAETETDPTASIRFSRRAKKLAILSIVMWLALLALAPMLMALFSYVVTLQD